A stretch of the Archangium violaceum genome encodes the following:
- a CDS encoding DUF2381 family protein gives MFASLPAAFLMMLLLAGTSATAQTCPPPGEAEGRCIELTAEGTNEVPEVQISPGQPTTFRFDSDVRAGGMTLENREHFEVAPGRRLLTLEPSEKMRGAKSSMVTVCFADDAVPACANFRLVVHPAIGERQVEIFRHPRSVDSVQAELRKTREENSDLRAEIQRLHAERDRPEGLIGLFASGMVGEAGIPSQTITKRITKRESNTLRPRTVTTFRAPGRVAIELWLENPDAVKSWTPQGAVLVGPRGEVLDATFWPAEPIPSGEERRVWLEVMAPDARTEGTFTLKLWEADGQRTFVIGNVTFPALTVGLGL, from the coding sequence GTGTTCGCTTCGTTGCCTGCTGCGTTCCTGATGATGCTGCTTCTCGCGGGGACTTCCGCCACCGCGCAGACCTGTCCTCCGCCAGGGGAGGCAGAGGGCCGCTGCATCGAGCTGACGGCGGAAGGGACCAACGAAGTCCCCGAGGTTCAAATCAGTCCAGGGCAGCCCACCACCTTCCGCTTCGACTCGGATGTGCGGGCGGGCGGGATGACGTTGGAGAATCGCGAGCACTTCGAGGTGGCGCCTGGAAGGCGGCTCCTCACGCTTGAGCCCTCGGAGAAGATGCGCGGTGCGAAATCCAGCATGGTGACGGTGTGCTTCGCCGATGATGCGGTTCCTGCTTGCGCAAACTTCCGGTTGGTTGTCCATCCCGCGATTGGTGAGCGCCAGGTGGAGATCTTCCGCCACCCGCGTTCGGTGGACTCCGTCCAGGCCGAGTTGAGGAAGACGCGCGAGGAGAACTCGGATCTGCGCGCGGAAATCCAACGGCTGCACGCGGAACGAGACAGGCCGGAGGGCCTGATCGGGCTGTTCGCCTCGGGCATGGTGGGGGAAGCGGGCATCCCGTCTCAAACCATCACCAAGCGCATCACCAAGCGCGAGAGCAACACCCTACGGCCACGGACTGTAACGACATTCCGCGCTCCTGGCCGGGTCGCCATCGAGTTGTGGTTGGAGAACCCGGACGCGGTGAAGTCGTGGACACCGCAAGGCGCGGTTTTGGTCGGGCCCAGGGGAGAGGTACTGGACGCGACCTTCTGGCCAGCCGAGCCCATCCCTTCGGGTGAGGAGCGCCGCGTCTGGCTCGAAGTGATGGCCCCGGACGCGCGGACAGAGGGCACCTTCACCCTGAAGCTCTGGGAGGCTGACGGCCAACGAACCTTCGTCATCGGGAACGTGACCTTTCCGGCTTTGACTGTGGGGCTGGGGCTTTGA
- a CDS encoding helix-turn-helix domain-containing protein translates to MTDRQNEKKKLMVHLAAVVREARKTAELTQADVADRVGIVTEVFGRLERGYLLPSVPTFRRLCRVLRLDANIVLGLDVEKAPSWLKVPEPEADDPPELRRLVRTLRRMDAAQVSVMLSTANALVRHTAQRPDGQAE, encoded by the coding sequence ATGACGGACAGGCAGAACGAGAAGAAGAAGCTGATGGTCCACCTGGCAGCGGTCGTGCGTGAGGCTCGCAAGACGGCCGAGCTGACCCAGGCTGATGTGGCGGATCGCGTTGGGATCGTCACCGAGGTTTTCGGTCGGCTGGAGCGAGGATACCTACTCCCGAGCGTTCCGACCTTTCGCAGGTTGTGCCGCGTGCTGCGCCTGGACGCAAACATCGTCCTGGGGCTCGATGTCGAGAAGGCTCCTTCGTGGCTGAAGGTGCCTGAACCCGAGGCAGATGATCCACCCGAGCTGCGCCGACTGGTGAGAACGCTTCGCCGCATGGACGCCGCACAGGTATCCGTCATGCTCAGCACGGCCAATGCGCTGGTGAGACACACGGCACAACGGCCAGATGGTCAAGCCGAGTAA
- a CDS encoding serine/threonine protein kinase has translation MEAVYHGGRGAVAFGAQLALHEAGRLGILGGGSVGLVYRLPETQEMVGGYRIVERLGSGSYGYVYKAEQAGCFYAVKILRGHLLNDRAKRESSILNHLEHPDVVRFFGCGYWPDPFVGHPYIVMEFAGGRTLETYVSEENPSARKSARIMLDIGLTLGEVLRQGVMHRDLKPDNVIIRDGNTRPLLIDFGVSTLTGLPAPTTSRLPPGTIEFRAPEAWRFSRDNDSGSYDYSPADELWALGVSFYWLLTDILPFGDREDGEEGGLAERILHQTPVAPHVLNPRVSRALSDICMRMLEKDPAARYGSVVDFCAALDAAMANAEADASWDLPLFEPDSPHTRTTEEDPALVDVDDSKRWLRRWLKKERRRGRMPPKKVPALAPEAMEKAGEAPAPKAEVVAVVPEQQSPVAAAVLVSEPVPPEPVPPPASQAPAPHGAPRATPAPTPPVSRRRSRFAAAVGGAAVALGAFLFATSLPTGPESAPLHTSSEAAPTRQAGPGREVAQSAKPLDPPSGEGAEPAMGSISAPVMITMLRKDDSSEKPQQKKTKVLGRAGNALGSAALCTALSGCPAPQVRPTPEPAPCPAGAVETMKTLGLDIGNQHPATFPSPEAMYITVKEGDTTIRLIGDWGKLPQKTLLSGRLIFGDGRVYGRLTEAKVPGGDTFKVCLEVRDEEGGRGAIREPNGGPESARVFSTVRVRAVSSFE, from the coding sequence ATGGAGGCCGTCTACCACGGTGGACGGGGGGCCGTGGCTTTCGGAGCGCAGCTCGCTCTCCACGAGGCTGGTAGGCTCGGCATTCTCGGGGGTGGTTCCGTGGGATTGGTCTACAGGTTGCCGGAAACCCAAGAAATGGTCGGGGGCTACCGCATTGTCGAGAGGCTCGGCAGCGGGAGCTACGGCTACGTCTACAAGGCCGAGCAGGCTGGATGCTTCTACGCCGTCAAGATCCTCCGGGGCCACTTGTTGAATGACAGGGCCAAGCGAGAGAGCAGCATCCTGAACCACCTGGAGCATCCCGATGTCGTCCGCTTCTTCGGATGCGGATACTGGCCGGATCCATTCGTCGGTCACCCCTACATCGTCATGGAGTTCGCCGGGGGCCGGACCCTGGAGACGTATGTTTCGGAGGAGAACCCCTCGGCGCGCAAGTCCGCGCGCATCATGCTGGATATCGGGCTGACGCTCGGCGAAGTGCTTCGGCAAGGCGTCATGCACAGGGACCTCAAGCCGGACAACGTCATCATCCGGGATGGGAACACGAGACCGCTGCTGATCGACTTCGGCGTGAGCACGCTCACGGGGCTCCCAGCCCCCACCACTTCGCGTCTTCCGCCAGGAACCATCGAGTTCCGCGCGCCCGAGGCGTGGCGTTTCAGCAGAGATAACGATTCCGGGAGCTACGACTACAGCCCAGCGGACGAGCTTTGGGCCCTTGGGGTGTCGTTCTATTGGCTGCTGACGGACATCCTTCCGTTCGGAGACAGGGAGGATGGAGAAGAGGGCGGACTCGCGGAACGCATCCTCCACCAAACGCCTGTGGCGCCGCATGTTCTCAATCCACGAGTCTCGCGAGCACTCTCCGACATCTGCATGCGGATGTTGGAGAAGGACCCGGCAGCACGCTACGGGAGTGTGGTCGATTTCTGCGCGGCACTCGATGCGGCCATGGCCAACGCCGAGGCCGATGCAAGCTGGGACCTCCCGCTGTTCGAGCCGGACTCGCCCCACACCAGGACGACCGAGGAAGATCCCGCGCTGGTGGATGTGGACGACTCGAAGCGCTGGCTCCGACGTTGGCTGAAGAAAGAGCGTCGGAGAGGCCGGATGCCACCGAAGAAGGTTCCGGCTCTTGCACCCGAGGCCATGGAGAAGGCCGGAGAAGCACCTGCGCCCAAGGCCGAAGTTGTCGCCGTCGTGCCGGAACAGCAATCTCCCGTTGCTGCTGCTGTCCTTGTCTCGGAGCCGGTTCCACCGGAGCCGGTTCCGCCACCAGCATCCCAAGCCCCGGCCCCTCATGGAGCACCGCGAGCTACACCAGCCCCGACCCCTCCGGTCTCGCGCCGTCGCTCTCGCTTCGCAGCAGCAGTGGGGGGCGCGGCTGTGGCGCTCGGCGCGTTCCTGTTCGCAACCTCGCTGCCCACTGGTCCTGAGTCGGCTCCACTCCACACGTCATCCGAGGCCGCTCCCACTCGACAAGCCGGGCCCGGTCGTGAAGTGGCGCAATCCGCGAAGCCGCTGGATCCTCCAAGCGGAGAAGGCGCCGAGCCTGCGATGGGCTCCATTTCCGCGCCTGTCATGATCACGATGCTTCGCAAGGACGACAGCAGCGAGAAGCCCCAACAGAAGAAGACGAAGGTCCTCGGACGCGCGGGCAATGCGCTTGGTTCAGCGGCCCTCTGTACGGCGCTGTCTGGCTGCCCAGCACCGCAGGTTCGCCCCACTCCGGAACCTGCTCCATGTCCGGCGGGCGCGGTCGAGACGATGAAGACGCTCGGCCTCGACATCGGGAACCAACATCCCGCGACATTCCCCTCGCCTGAGGCCATGTACATCACCGTGAAAGAGGGTGACACCACCATCCGATTGATTGGCGACTGGGGGAAGTTGCCGCAGAAGACTCTCTTGTCCGGGCGGCTGATCTTCGGCGATGGGCGCGTGTACGGGAGACTCACCGAAGCCAAGGTGCCGGGCGGAGACACGTTCAAGGTCTGCCTGGAAGTGAGAGACGAGGAGGGTGGGAGAGGCGCCATTCGGGAGCCGAACGGAGGACCGGAGAGCGCACGAGTCTTCTCCACGGTGCGCGTGAGAGCCGTCAGCAGCTTCGAATAA
- a CDS encoding helix-turn-helix domain-containing protein → MDEELQRSLGEVARAARERLGLTQAQVAQKVGLVPGVYGRIERGDMMPSVPSLRRISIVLGISSDALMGVSPSRVAATVDEAPPVENLSPELRRILHQLRTWTPKRLKVLSKVLTVLASSFED, encoded by the coding sequence ATGGACGAAGAACTTCAGCGCTCCCTCGGAGAGGTGGCTCGCGCGGCACGGGAGCGCCTCGGACTCACGCAGGCCCAAGTCGCCCAGAAGGTGGGTCTCGTCCCGGGTGTCTACGGGAGGATCGAACGCGGCGACATGATGCCGTCCGTCCCGAGCCTGCGGCGAATCAGCATCGTCCTGGGAATCTCGTCTGACGCGCTGATGGGGGTGAGCCCTTCGCGGGTTGCAGCCACGGTGGATGAAGCGCCCCCAGTGGAGAACCTCTCGCCTGAACTTCGGCGCATCCTCCATCAACTTCGCACGTGGACGCCGAAGCGGCTGAAGGTGCTCAGCAAGGTGCTGACCGTACTTGCTTCCTCCTTCGAGGATTGA
- a CDS encoding helix-turn-helix domain-containing protein, producing the protein MLARLLTVREVAERLAVSPATVHSLCAAGRLRFVRVGLP; encoded by the coding sequence ATGTTGGCGCGGCTGCTGACGGTGCGAGAGGTGGCGGAACGGCTGGCGGTGTCTCCTGCTACCGTTCACAGCCTGTGCGCCGCTGGGCGGCTCCGGTTCGTTCGGGTGGGACTGCCGTGA